A window of Methylomonas sp. 11b genomic DNA:
GATGTATGGCGCCTGCAGCTCGACATTTATCGGCTGAATCTCCGCATTATCAACTGCTTGCACGGCAAATTCGTAATCGTGCTGGCTTATGTAGTTTAGATCCAGCATTCGGCGCAACACGTAGTTCCGCCGCTCTATGGCGCGCTGCGGATTGGCTATCGGATTGTAAATGGATGGTGCTTTCGGCAGGCCGGCAATCATCGCTTGTTGATGTAGGGCTAACTCGGAAATATCTTTACCGTAATAGGTTTGTGCGGCTGCTGCTACACCATAGGCACGTTGACCCATGTAAATTTTGTTTAAATAAAGATCCATAATCTGATCTTTGGAAAATTGCCGCTCAATTTTCAGTGCAAGAATGATTTCCTTGAGTTTGCGTAAGTAGGTTCTTTCGTTGCTGAGCAGGAAATTACGGGCCACTTGCATGGTGATGGTGCTGCCGCCTTGCCGCTTCTTGCCGGTGAGGGCTAATTGGCTTACCGCGCGCAGCAGGCCTTTGAAATCGACGCCGTTATGCTTATAAAAACGATCATCTTCGGCCGCGATGAAAGCCTTGATCAATTGTGGTGGCACTTGCGCGATGCTGGTCGGGATTCTGCGCTTCTCGCCAAACTGAGCTATCAGCAGGTTATCTTGGCTGTAGATGTTCAACGGCATCTGATATTGAACGTGTTGTAACTGGTCTATATCCGGCAACTCCTTGTCGAGTTCGAGCAGGAAAAAATAAACAGCAATCAGAAATGTGCCGATAAAAGCCAACGAGCAGAAGGCCAGCCACTTAAAAAGTGTCTTGATCAGGGATTTGGGTTTGGGGGCTTTCTTAATGGGCACTGAAATTCAAACGCACTGCTAAAATACAAATTGCCGGTCAAAATAAACCCTTTTGATTTTAGGAACAACCTAAAGTTACTTGTAAAGTGGTTTATCTAAGAGGATGAAAATAAAAAAATCTACTATACTTCAGGCCCATGTGGGTTCTGCAAGCCTCGTCTGAGCATGCTTGAGCCAAATTCAATCATATTCGATCTAAAAAGGGTTCATTCATGAGCTGGTTGAGCAGGAATCCGTCGGCTGTGCTGGGTGTGGATATTAGTACAGCTGCGGTTAAATTGTTGGAATTGAGCCGGGTTGGTGCGCGTTACCGGGTAGAAAGTTACTCGGTGGCTCCGTTACCTCAGGATGCGATAGTCGATAAGAACATCACCAATATAGAGCAAATCGGCGCGGTAATAAAAGCGGCGGTAAAGCAATCCGGTACTCGGGCAAAACAGGCGAGCGTTGCGGTTGCGGGTTCATCGGTGATGACCAAGATTATTTCGATGCCTGCCTCCTTGTCCGATAGGGACATGGAAGAGCAAATCATGGTGGAGGCCGATCAGTACATTCCTTATTCGTTGGACGAAGTCAATCTCGATTTCGAAGTTCAGGGCATCACCAAAAATAATCCGGATATGGTCGATGTGTTGCTGGCGGCTTCTCGGCGGGAAAATATCGAGGACAGGGTGGCCGCGCTGGCCTATGCCGGCCTGAAGGCTGTTGTGGTCGATGTGGAAGCTTTTGCGATGGAAAATGCGTTTTCCTTGTTGGCGGATCAGTTGCCGGAAGGTGCCGGCAATATGACTGTCGCAATCGCCGACATTGGCGCAACCATGACATCTCTGAACATTCTGCATGAAGGTAAAACTGTTTATACCCGGGAGCAGGGCTTCGGCGGAAAACAGCTAACCGAAGAGATTCAGCGCCGCTACGGGTTGTCTTATGAAGAAGCCGGTTTGGCCAAGAAGCACGGCGGCTTGCCGGACAATTACGTAACCGATGTGCTGGAACCCTTCAAAAAAGCCATGTTGCAGCAAATCGCCAGATCGTTGCAATTCTTCGTTTCCTCTAGCGCTAATCGAGGTGTGGATGCGTTGGTGCTTGCCGGGGGTTGCGCATCCATCGCCGGTTTGGACAAATTGGTGGAACGTGATCTGGGCATCCCGTCTTACATCGCCAATCCGTTCATCAATATGGCGCTTTCTAATCGGGTCAAGCCGCAAAGTCTGAGTAACGATACGCCGGCGATGATGATAGCGTGCGGGTTAGCGTTAAGGAGTTTTGATTAATGGCAAGAATTAATTTACTCCCCTGGCGAGAAGAGCTACGTAAAAAAAAGCAGCAGGATTTTGTGGCGGGTATCGGTGCCGGTATTTTGGTGACAGCACTGATTTTGGTCGTCGTCTTTATGTATATCGAAGGGATCAAAGAATATCAGACCCGTAGAAACACGCTTCTGCAAAACGAAATAGCCATCTTGGATAAGCGAATTCAAGAAATCAAGGAAATTGAAGACAAGAAAAATAGGTTATTGACCAAGATTGAAGTGATCCAAAAATTGCAGGAAAGTCGGCCCGAGGTGGTGCATTTGTTCGATGAATTGGCTAAAACCACGCCGGATGGTATTTACCTGACGAAATTCGCCCAAGCCGGGTCGGTTTTGACTTTGGACGGGAAGGCGGAATCGAATGCGCGGGTGTCTGCATACATGCGGGCTATCGATAACTCGCCGTGGATGAATACCTCTGTGCTGACTGTAATCAAAGGTGAAGGTAAAAAAGACGGGCAGATGAACGACTTCACGATGACTGCCAAGCAAGGTAAGAAGACCGATAAGCCGCAACAAGGAGCCGTCAAATGAATTTGTCTGAAATAAATTGGGACATCAATTCGGCGGGTAGCTGGCCGACGCCGCTAAAAATCATTGTCATACTTATTTTTTCGGTATTAACAGCGGCTGCGGGCGTGTACTTTGTGACGGTGCCGCAGCTGGATGAATTGGATGTGCTTGAAAAACAAGAAGAAAGTTTGAAAAGTGCGTTTGAAGTTAAGCAGAAAAAGGCTGTCAACCTCCAGGATTACCGCGACCAGCTGGATCAAATCGAAGCGTCGCTAGGTGAGATGTTAAAGCAAATGCCCACCAAGGCTGAAGTGGCCAGCTTGTTGGTCGATATTTCTCAAACCGGTTTGGCAAGTGGCTTAGAGTTTAAATTGTTTCAACCCAGCACCGAAATTAACAGAGAGTTTTATTCCGAATTGCCGATTGGTATCCATGTTGTCGGCAAGTATGAAGAATTGGGATTGTTTGTCAGTGGTTTGGCTTCGTTACCAAGGATTGTGACGGTGCATGATGTGGTGATGACACCGCTGGGTAAAGAAGGCAAAGATGGTATGAGTATGACTGCAACCATAAAAACCTATAACGAGGGTGAAACAGCGCAAGCCGCTGGCGGATCGGCAGCTAAGAAAAGGAGAGGTCAATGAGGTGCGGTAGCGTGAAAGTGTATTCGACTCTGCCGGTATTGAGTGTGCTTTTGATCGGTATGACGGGTTGCGGTGGGGATGATGTCAGCGATCTAACAAAATATATTCAAGAAGTAAAAGCCCGCCCCAAGGCTCCTATCGAACCATTGCCCGAGATTAAAGTGGTGGAATCATTCATATTTAAACCCGATGGTTTGCGGGATCCTTTTCGGTCTATCGAAAGAAAGGATGACGATAGCAGTATCGACGTTTCCGGCATAAACGGTGTTAAGCCCGATATAGAGCGTCGGAAGGAAGAGTTGGAAGCTTATCCGCTTGATAGCCTGCGCATGGTTGGAACGCTACGTAACGATAAAGGCTATTGGGGCTTGATAAGGGCTAGGGACGGGACTATCCATCGGGTCCAGGTCGGGCATCATATGGGGCAAAATTACGGCAAGATTCTGCGAATTCTCGACGACAAAATAGAGCTAATGGAAATCGTACCTGATAAGCCGGGCACTTGGCGCGAACAACAGTCTTCACTGGCATTGGCCGATGAAAAAGGGTTATAGAAATGAGTACTAAACAAAATAAAAACGGGTGGAAAGCGGCCGGCTTCGGTTTCTGGTGTTCAGTGTTGCTGGGTTGTTTTATGCACGTTGCGCTGGTGCGCGCTGATGACGGAGCTATAAACAACTTAGAGTTTTCCACCTTGGCCGGAAACCAAGTGCAGGTGCAACTGGAAATGGATGGGCCGATAGTGGCGCCAAAAATTTTTCAGACCGATAATCCTTCCAGAATCGCCTTGGACTTTGCCGGGGTAAAAAGTAATTTGGCGAAAAAAAGCTTTCCTATTAACCAAGGAGCCGCGGGTACGGTTTATGTAGTAGAGGCGTCGGGGCGGACTCGGGTTATTATCAATCTGATAGAAAAAGTGCCTTACGAAACCAAAATTGAGGGCAATAAATTTTATGTGGTTTTGAGGTCTAGTGGAACTGTCGCTGCGGTAAATCGGGCGGTACAGCAAGCGCCCACCGCGAAGGATTCGGTGATTAGTAAGTTTTTGCCGGAACAAAACATAAAAAGTATTGATTTTAGACGCGGCCCCAACGGTGAGGGACGCTTGTTGCTGGGTTTATCAGCGGCGAATACTGTCGTGGACGCTAAGCAAAATGGCGGTAAAGTGGTATTAAGTTTCCTAAATACCAGGTTGCCGGAGTCGTTAGTTAAAAGTTTCGACGTATCGGACTTTGCGACACCCGTGCAAAAAATCGAAGCCTCTCCAAGAGGTGATAGCGTCAACATCGTCATAACACCTAACAACGGTAATTACGATTACTCGTCCTATCAGTCCGATAATCTATTGACGGTTGAGTTTCGACCGTTGACGCCGGCGGAAAAGGAAGCGCAGCAAAAAGAAAAATTCCCGTATATCGGTAACAAGTTGTCATTGAATTTTCAAGATATCGAAGTGCGTTCGGTCCTGCAAATTCTTGCCGACTTTACCGAGCTTAATATCATTGCCGCCGATTCTGTGGCGGGCAACGTGACGCTTAGATTGAACGATGTACCTTGGGATCAGGCTTTGGAATTGATTCTAAAAGCTAAAGGATTGGCAAAAAGACAGAATGGTAATGTGGTGATGGTGGCGCCGGTTGCCGAAATCATGAAAATAGAGCAGGAAGAGCTGGATTCGAAAAAAATATTTGAAGAGTTGGAGCCGTTAAAAACCGAAAATATTCAAATCAATTACGCGAAAGCAGGGGAGATTTGCGGTGTATTAATGGGGGTAGGTAATAACTCGCAGGGTGGGCAGTCGGGGGCAGGCGCGAGCGGAGGTGGTGGTTGCGGCGGAGGAGGAGGTGCTTCCGTAGCCTCGCAACAGTCCGGAGCCGGGCAGAATAGTCAAGGCGGTGGCTCGGCAAGTATGCGCTTGCTGTCGCCACGCGGTACGGCGATTGTCGATGCCAGGACCAACACGCTGATTGTCAAAGACACTGCAAAGGCTATGGAAGATGTAAGAAGAATGATCAAGCTATTGGACGTGCCAGTACGCCAAGTATTGATCGAATCGCGGATCGTAATAGCTGATACATCATTTGCGCAGAACTTGGGTACCAAATTTGGGGTGGCGCATAAAGCCGATGTCAATAGTGGCACCCAATATGGGATGACTGGTGCCGGTGTTGAAACAAGTGAAAATTCTCAAATTTTGTCGGATTTGGGGTCCGCATTGGCTGCCTCCAGTGGTGGTGCCTTGGCATTGACTTTGGCGCGCGGTGCGGATTATCTGTTGAATCTTGAGATAAGTGCCTTGCAGGATGACGGCAAAGGCGAGTTGGTATCCAATCCGCGGGTAATGACTAGCGATATGGTGCAAGCTTCAATCAAACAAGGTGTACAGATTCCGTATCAAACCCAAAGCCAGGCAACAGGTCCGGTGACGGAGCTGGTCGATGCGGTGTTGGAGCTGAATGTCACGCCGCAGATTACGCCAAGCGGCAGTGTTATCATGTTGCTCGACATCAAAAAAGATTCTCCGGGAACGCCGCTTGCTACGGGCGGTAATGCTACCGTACCCATCGATACCCGGCAGTTGAAAACCAAAGTTCAAGTTGAAGATGGCGAGACGGTAGTGTTGGGCGGTATTTACGAGTCAACCGTTCAGGAATCGTTTAATACCGTGCCCTGGGTGTCGGATTTGCCGGTGATAGGCTGGATGTTCAAGAAAAGTGTAAAAAACGATACCAAAAAAGAGTTATTGGTGTTCATCACGCCTAAAGTGGTGAAAGAGTCTATGACGGCAAAGTGAAGCGTCGTTTGACTTAGTGGCAAAAAGGGGCTTCATGCCCCTTTTTTTGTGGCTTGCCGAGATTGGGCGGCCACCTCGTGTTCGTTCTTTTAAGCCGCCGGCTATGCTATATTCCGCGTTCACCAGACAATCGTTACGAATATGACGACAAACAATATTTTAACTCTAGTTCTTTGGGCGCTGTTGTTGCAGGCCTGCGGTCAGACAGGGCCTTTATATATGCCGGATAGCCCGCCGCCAATTTACGTACCCAAACAAGATAAATAAGCCATGGATTTTTTTAATTATCGGCAACATGAACTGTTTGCCGAAAGCATTCCTGTTGACGAAATTGCCGAAAACTACGGCACTCCCTGTTATGTCTACTCGCGAGCTACCTTGGAAAGACATTGGCAAGCTTTCGATCAAGGCTTTGCCGGTCACCCTCATCTTATTTGTTATGCCGTAAAAGCAAATTCAAATATTGCTATTCTCAATTTATTAGCACGACTGGGATCTGGGTTCGACATCGTGTCGCTTGGCGAAATGCAGCGCGTGCTAGCTGCGGGCGGAAGTCCGGACAAAATTGTGTTTTCCGGAGTAGGCAAGCGCGAAGATGAAATTTTGGCAGCGCTGAAAATAGGTATACGCTGTTTTAATGTGGAAGTCAGCGGTGAGTTGGATCGTATCAACTGTTTAGCCGGTGAGTTGGGGGTTGTCGCACCCGTGTCTTTTCGGGTTAATCCCGATGTTGACGCCAAGACGCATCCCTATATTTCCACTGGTTTGAAAGAGAATAAATTCGGGATCGATATCAAGCAAGCTATTCACGAATATCGGCGAGCCGCCCAGATGCCGAATATCGAAATAGTCGGTATTGATTGCCATATCGGCTCCCAGCTAACGGAAGCCGTGCCGTTTCTGGACGCGTTGGATAGGGTGTTGGCGTTGGTCGACGAACTGCAGGCGGAAGGTATTGAATTGCACCACCTTGATTTAGGGGGAGGGCTGGGTATTTGTTATCGCGATGAGTGTCCCCCGCAACCTTCTGAATATATCGCGGCGTTGCTGCAGCGTCTGGATGGGCGAAACTTCGAAATCTTATTGGAGCCGGGGCGAGCAATCGTTGGCAATGCCGGAATATTGTTAACCAGAGTGGAATACCTTAAGCCGACAGAGAATAAAAACTTTGCCATTGTTGATGCGGCAATGAATGATCTGGTCAGACCGGCTTTATACGGGGCGTGGCAGGCAATCATTCCGGCGAATGCCGAAAGTGATCAGCCCGAGTTGGATTGGGACATCGTTGGGCCAGTTTGCGAGACGGGTGACTTTCTAGGAAAGGCTCGGGCATTGAAGCTAAAACAAGGTGATTTATTAGCGGTTCGCTCAGCCGGTGCCTACGGATTTACGATGAGTTCAAACTATAACTCAAGGCCTCGAGCGGCGGAGGTAATGGTGGATGGCGATAAAACACATCTTATTCGAGCCCGAGAAACTCTGGATCAATTGTGGGTTGGCGAGCAGCTTTTGCCGGAGTAGCTATGATAATTAACTTCACCAAAATGCAGGGGCTGGGAAATGATTTTGTCGTGATCGACGCTATAAACCAGCAAATACAATTGACGACCGCACAGATTCGATTTTTGGCGGATCGCCATTTTGGCGTGGGCTGCGATCAATTGTTATTGGTGGAAAAGCCGATTAGTGATAACGCCGAGTTTAAATACCGGATTTTCAATGCTGACGGTAGCGAGGTTTCTCAGTGTGGAAACGGTGCGCGTTGCTTTGCTCGTTTTGTGCGTGACAAAGGCTTAAGCAATAATGACGAAATTATTGTCGATACCGATGCAAGACAACTGACACTGCGATTCGATGCAAGAGATTTGATCACCGTTGAAATGGGTGTCCCGGCACTTGAGCCTAAGCAGATACCGCTGAAGGCTTCCGAACAGTCCAAGCTGTATAAAGTGAAGTTGGCGGAAACAGAAGTTCAGTTCGCCGCGGTATCCATGGGTAATCCTCATGCAGTTATTCAGGTCCATGATGTGGCGAACGCGCCTGTTTCGACTATCGGAGCTAGACTGGAGTGTCATGAGTTGTTTCCAGAGCGAGCTAATATCGGGTTCATGCAAGTTGTTAATCGCCGGCACATCAAATTGCGAGTTTACGAACGCGGTGCAGCCGAAACTTTAGCTTGTGGTAGCGGGGCGTGTGCCGCCGTGGTCGCTGGTATCGAACAGGGATTGTTGGATCAGGTTGTTCAGGTTCAATTGCCTGGCGGGGAGCTAACTATTAGTTGGATCGGCAGCGGTCATCCTGTACTGATGACGGGCGCGGCTACCACGGTTTTTGAGGGACAAGTAAAGTTATGAGCAGCGAACCAAAAGTCTTATTGACCGAAGCCCACGTTAAGGCTTATTTGCAAGACCACCCTGAGTTTTTCCAGAATCACCTGGATTTGCTGGAGAAGATGCATATCCCTCACCCCAGCGGAAATGCAATATCGCTAATCTCCAAGCAACTGGAAATTTTCAGAGCGAAGCACCAGGAACAAGAAAATCAACTAACCGCATTGATTGATATTGCTCGGGAAAACGACGCGTCGTTCAATCGCATGCATGAGTTGACCTTAGCTATGCTGGAAGCAAATTCTTTGGAGGATGCGGTCGCTAATTTAAGCGAGGTGTTGGCTGAATGTTTTTTCACTGATTTCGTGGCCATTAAAATCATTAAAGAGCAACCGCTATCGCCGATCAGTAATTTATTTGTCGGGGCGGATGATGCTAATTTGAAGCATTTTTCCAATGAATTAACCACAAACCAGCCGAAATGCGGTCGGCCGACCTTGCCTCAAGCGAGGTTTTTATTTGGTGATGTGGCTGCGGAAGTTCGCTCTTGTGCAATCATTCCTATGGTGTTCACTCAGCTTGATGGGCTGTTGGCAATCGGCAGCCGCGATGAATCGCGGTTTCACTATAGTATGGGCAGTATATTTCTTACCCAAATGAGCGA
This region includes:
- the dapF gene encoding diaminopimelate epimerase, which translates into the protein MINFTKMQGLGNDFVVIDAINQQIQLTTAQIRFLADRHFGVGCDQLLLVEKPISDNAEFKYRIFNADGSEVSQCGNGARCFARFVRDKGLSNNDEIIVDTDARQLTLRFDARDLITVEMGVPALEPKQIPLKASEQSKLYKVKLAETEVQFAAVSMGNPHAVIQVHDVANAPVSTIGARLECHELFPERANIGFMQVVNRRHIKLRVYERGAAETLACGSGACAAVVAGIEQGLLDQVVQVQLPGGELTISWIGSGHPVLMTGAATTVFEGQVKL
- a CDS encoding pilus assembly protein PilM, with translation MSWLSRNPSAVLGVDISTAAVKLLELSRVGARYRVESYSVAPLPQDAIVDKNITNIEQIGAVIKAAVKQSGTRAKQASVAVAGSSVMTKIISMPASLSDRDMEEQIMVEADQYIPYSLDEVNLDFEVQGITKNNPDMVDVLLAASRRENIEDRVAALAYAGLKAVVVDVEAFAMENAFSLLADQLPEGAGNMTVAIADIGATMTSLNILHEGKTVYTREQGFGGKQLTEEIQRRYGLSYEEAGLAKKHGGLPDNYVTDVLEPFKKAMLQQIARSLQFFVSSSANRGVDALVLAGGCASIAGLDKLVERDLGIPSYIANPFINMALSNRVKPQSLSNDTPAMMIACGLALRSFD
- the lptM gene encoding LPS translocon maturation chaperone LptM; amino-acid sequence: MTTNNILTLVLWALLLQACGQTGPLYMPDSPPPIYVPKQDK
- a CDS encoding type 4a pilus biogenesis protein PilO, with protein sequence MNLSEINWDINSAGSWPTPLKIIVILIFSVLTAAAGVYFVTVPQLDELDVLEKQEESLKSAFEVKQKKAVNLQDYRDQLDQIEASLGEMLKQMPTKAEVASLLVDISQTGLASGLEFKLFQPSTEINREFYSELPIGIHVVGKYEELGLFVSGLASLPRIVTVHDVVMTPLGKEGKDGMSMTATIKTYNEGETAQAAGGSAAKKRRGQ
- a CDS encoding DUF484 family protein translates to MSSEPKVLLTEAHVKAYLQDHPEFFQNHLDLLEKMHIPHPSGNAISLISKQLEIFRAKHQEQENQLTALIDIARENDASFNRMHELTLAMLEANSLEDAVANLSEVLAECFFTDFVAIKIIKEQPLSPISNLFVGADDANLKHFSNELTTNQPKCGRPTLPQARFLFGDVAAEVRSCAIIPMVFTQLDGLLAIGSRDESRFHYSMGSIFLTQMSEIIGTRLISLLQQTD
- the lysA gene encoding diaminopimelate decarboxylase — translated: MDFFNYRQHELFAESIPVDEIAENYGTPCYVYSRATLERHWQAFDQGFAGHPHLICYAVKANSNIAILNLLARLGSGFDIVSLGEMQRVLAAGGSPDKIVFSGVGKREDEILAALKIGIRCFNVEVSGELDRINCLAGELGVVAPVSFRVNPDVDAKTHPYISTGLKENKFGIDIKQAIHEYRRAAQMPNIEIVGIDCHIGSQLTEAVPFLDALDRVLALVDELQAEGIELHHLDLGGGLGICYRDECPPQPSEYIAALLQRLDGRNFEILLEPGRAIVGNAGILLTRVEYLKPTENKNFAIVDAAMNDLVRPALYGAWQAIIPANAESDQPELDWDIVGPVCETGDFLGKARALKLKQGDLLAVRSAGAYGFTMSSNYNSRPRAAEVMVDGDKTHLIRARETLDQLWVGEQLLPE
- the pilQ gene encoding type IV pilus secretin PilQ — translated: MSTKQNKNGWKAAGFGFWCSVLLGCFMHVALVRADDGAINNLEFSTLAGNQVQVQLEMDGPIVAPKIFQTDNPSRIALDFAGVKSNLAKKSFPINQGAAGTVYVVEASGRTRVIINLIEKVPYETKIEGNKFYVVLRSSGTVAAVNRAVQQAPTAKDSVISKFLPEQNIKSIDFRRGPNGEGRLLLGLSAANTVVDAKQNGGKVVLSFLNTRLPESLVKSFDVSDFATPVQKIEASPRGDSVNIVITPNNGNYDYSSYQSDNLLTVEFRPLTPAEKEAQQKEKFPYIGNKLSLNFQDIEVRSVLQILADFTELNIIAADSVAGNVTLRLNDVPWDQALELILKAKGLAKRQNGNVVMVAPVAEIMKIEQEELDSKKIFEELEPLKTENIQINYAKAGEICGVLMGVGNNSQGGQSGAGASGGGGCGGGGGASVASQQSGAGQNSQGGGSASMRLLSPRGTAIVDARTNTLIVKDTAKAMEDVRRMIKLLDVPVRQVLIESRIVIADTSFAQNLGTKFGVAHKADVNSGTQYGMTGAGVETSENSQILSDLGSALAASSGGALALTLARGADYLLNLEISALQDDGKGELVSNPRVMTSDMVQASIKQGVQIPYQTQSQATGPVTELVDAVLELNVTPQITPSGSVIMLLDIKKDSPGTPLATGGNATVPIDTRQLKTKVQVEDGETVVLGGIYESTVQESFNTVPWVSDLPVIGWMFKKSVKNDTKKELLVFITPKVVKESMTAK
- a CDS encoding PilN domain-containing protein — protein: MARINLLPWREELRKKKQQDFVAGIGAGILVTALILVVVFMYIEGIKEYQTRRNTLLQNEIAILDKRIQEIKEIEDKKNRLLTKIEVIQKLQESRPEVVHLFDELAKTTPDGIYLTKFAQAGSVLTLDGKAESNARVSAYMRAIDNSPWMNTSVLTVIKGEGKKDGQMNDFTMTAKQGKKTDKPQQGAVK
- a CDS encoding pilus assembly protein PilP — encoded protein: MRCGSVKVYSTLPVLSVLLIGMTGCGGDDVSDLTKYIQEVKARPKAPIEPLPEIKVVESFIFKPDGLRDPFRSIERKDDDSSIDVSGINGVKPDIERRKEELEAYPLDSLRMVGTLRNDKGYWGLIRARDGTIHRVQVGHHMGQNYGKILRILDDKIELMEIVPDKPGTWREQQSSLALADEKGL